A region of the Ostrinia nubilalis chromosome 21, ilOstNubi1.1, whole genome shotgun sequence genome:
GGCTCACAGTACCTGCAGCGGGTGCGGGTGGTGCGGCGGGCTGGCGGTGGGCGGCGCGTGGTTGAGGTAGGCcacgtggtggtggtggtggtggagcCTGGACCTTATCCCGAGCGCCACAAGGCTCACAGTACCTGCAGCGGGTGCGGGTGGTGCGGCGGGCTGGCGGTGGGCGGCGCGTGGTTGAGGTAGGCcacgtggtggtggtggtggtggagcCTGGACCTTATCCCGAGCGCCACAAGGCTCACAGTACCTGCAGCGGGTGCGGGTGGTGCGGCGGGCTGGCGGTGGGCGGCGCGTGGTTGAGGTAGGCcacgtggtggtggtggtggtggagcCTGGACCTTATCCCGAGCGCCACAAGGCTCACAGTACCTGCAGCGGGTGCGGGTGGTGCGGCGGGCTGGCGGTGGGCGGCGCGTGGTTGAGGTAGGCcacgtggtggtggtggtggtggagcCTGGACCTTATCCCGGCGCCACAAGGGTCACAATACCTGCAGCGGGTGCGGGTGGTGCGGCGGGCTGGCGGTGGGCGGCGCGTGGTTGAGGTAGGCcacgtggtggtggtggtggtggagcCTGGACCTTATCCCGAGCGCCACAAGGCTCACAGTACCTGCAGCGGGTGCGGGTGGTGCGGCGGGCTGGCGGTGGGCGGCGCGTGGTTGAGGTAGGCcacgtggtggtggtggtggtggagcCTGGACCTTATCCCGAGCGCCACAAGGCTCACAGTACCTGCAGCGGGTGCGGGTGGTGCGGCGGGCTGGCGGTGGGCGGCGCGTGGTTGAGGTAGGCcacgtggtggtggtggtggtggagcCTGGACCTTATCCCGGCGCCACAAGGCTCACAGTACCTGCAGCGGGTGCGGGTGGTGCGGCGGGCTGGCGGTGGGCGGCGCGTGGTTGAGGTAGGCcacgtggtggtggtggtggtggtgcgAGCCGGCAGCGCCCGGGCCCATCAGCGGACACAGCACCTGATACATGGACTGCCTTTTCAATCGTTTGCTCTTTTTGTTTACTGAACGCTCGGAGGCGATACATTTCTTATGAGTAACAGCTggcaatataattacacaaaatattcatttattgcTTAGTTTACTTAAGACCACTACTACTAGATTTGCTAAATATTTCCAGATTCCGCAGCTTTATCGAACAATAGCGAGTCGAGTAGTATATCTCTTG
Encoded here:
- the LOC135082425 gene encoding uncharacterized protein LOC135082425, which translates into the protein MTPSYPSSHPHSAPHPQPLQYQHMFPHQVRMYHGGGVGGVGSGVGGGEVGVAGVGYAPPPAPSPAAAASPALYPPPSPAHTPHPQHAHHPHHAPHHPHHHYQQPPFQVLCPLMGPGAAGSHHHHHHHVAYLNHAPPTASPPHHPHPLQVLYCEPCGARDKVQAPPPPPPRGLPQPRAAHRQPAAPPAPAAGTVSLVALGIRSRLHHHHHHVAYLNHAPPTASPPHHPHPLQVL